In Dermacentor silvarum isolate Dsil-2018 chromosome 10, BIME_Dsil_1.4, whole genome shotgun sequence, the genomic stretch AACCCGAGATATCCCGAGAGAAACGAAGGCGCTCTGGCTAGCTCTGGCCCTATAGAGTTATGGCGCTGGCAGCCCACGGGTAGCCAGAAGTGCAAAATCGAAGAAGTCCGTTGTTACGAGTCACCGGAAGTGTGttctgccgacgcgcgtcaaaacaaagcctacgaaacttctgtagcagttttagtgaagtagacgcgctcctgtgtttttccgtggcacgttgaagagacgacgaagacccgcgccgtgattgcttgagtgtatctgttgctggccgacgctcatactcacagacccaaaacacaactttcaagattacacaccacactccaaagtcagcttttctcgcgatcAAAAgctgctgcgagaaagacaccggcggaaaaatcttgtcgcacttttcagagaccgagagcagcagcgaaagctttaGGAGCGTGGTTGTTGAcatttggagcaatttggagtacccgtcccagtgctccttcgcgaaaaacagcacgtgacttccgccacactttctccaatacgtaCGTGCTgaccggggcctctcctgggttctTCCTTCATGTAATATgaaacctttattttttttttcgtcggtcAGAATGAGATGAGCAAAGAAGCGGCTTCCAAAAAAGAAATCGTCTGCTACCCCCGCAGCCGACGAAGCACCCTttattatgacaagagtgtgagcaactttcgtcgtctgctataCTGCTATATTGTGGCAGGACGACATCATCGCGACGGCGTTTGCCGCTCCCTTCAATGCACTGATTCTTACCCTGTTTAGGTGGCGCTACCATAGACGGCGGCCTTTTCGCGCTCATCCGGCAGGCTGTGCCGTGGTAGACGCTGGAAGACGGGACGCTGCGAACGTCAATCTCGGGTGTCAGCCCCACTGTTCGATCCGCGTCGAACGAAGCTGCCCGATTATTATACCGTCACGCGTTGGAACCGAACAAGCGTCACGATGTTCAACCTCTTCTCCCtgaagcagcagaagcagcagcagcagcaacaagaagtGGGGCGAAGGGTGAATGGGCGTCCCTCGGCCGCTCTGATGCGCGTCACGAAAGACATCGGCGAACTCGACCTTCCGAAGACGTGTCAGACGGTGTTCCCAAACCCCGACGACTTGACCAACTTCAAGGTGATAATCTGCCCCGACGAGGGCTTCTACCAGAACGGTCGATTCGTGTTCAGCTTCGTCGTCGGGCCCAACTACCCTCACGAGCCACCCAAGGTGAAATGCGAGACCCGGGTGTTCCACCCGAACATCGACCTCGAGGGCAACGTGTGCCTCAACATTCTGCGCGAGGACTGGAAACCCGTGCTTACGGTGGGAGCGATCGTGTTGGGCCTGCAGTTCCTCTTGCTGGAGCCCAACACCCAGGACCCGTTGAACAAGGAGGCCGCCGAGGTGCTGCTGCAGAACCGGCAGCTGTTCCGCCAGTACGTCAAAGATGCCATGTGCGGGGGGCGCGTCGGCAACGCACGCTTCGAGCGTTGTCTCAAGTAGCTGCTTGCGCCGTCCCGCTAGTGCACGTGAATAAAGTGCGAAATTTGGGCCGCTGTTGGCCGCTGCGGATACACATGGCGTTGGCGTGCTTCACTTTCTTCTAGATTGAAAACTCATGTCCTCGCGTGGCTAGTTCCGTGCCAGCAATGACGCTGGTCACTGTACTTTCAATACAACGGAACCAGGCGTCGCATCGCCAATCTCACGTtgggttaggtgactatttgtcagcgtcccgtttcaaaggggatgtcaataaatcatgaTCATCATAATCAACTATGTATAGCGTACGTGATcagatcaagcaggctaggtgaatatttgtcaccaccccgtttaaAAGTGGATGCCGAAAGACCATCATCCTCATCCGTTAACTGCGAAATAAGCACGCTTTTATGCTAGTCGAAATCCGTACAATGGCGCGTGTGCGTTACTACGCTGAACAAGACGTCGGTGATCCACGTGAAACAAGGTCCTCGTCGAGTGATTTTTGGGCTTGCTTGTGATGCAGTACGGATTGTGCCGGCTTAGAAATAGCAAGAAACGGAACCCGGTTAGAGTGTGAAGTTAAGAGGCAGGAAACATACCAAGCTCAGAGAACAGGTGCGTCAACACTGCACTGATTGTCCTGTCTGCTAAATAACTAGTATTTCTATATAGCCACACACGTATGGGATAAGATTGGGAAAGCACTTATCGTTAACCTGAGAATGCGCTGAATTACATGTCGAAGATGTTGCAGAAGCTTGGTGCTGTTGTTACTTGATGTGAGCAGGGAACCTATTTGTCTTGCATAAGGGTGGCGAGTGCTTCGAAATAAACTATTGAGATTTGGCACCAAGTCTGTCCAGTTCCTTCTTCGTGTCTTCGTGCTCACGGCGCTTCATTTAGTCTACATTCGTGTTGAGTATGGTGACGGTCAGTGTTCCGGAGTGgtaattggaatgactccggaatcattccacattttcgcgacccCGGAATGGAATGGAATTATGTGTTTTTTCGAAAATAGAACGCTCTTTCGTCTACGCGCtgttttttgtcaaaatatgccgaagaaccaaccagcccacgttcaaacattagtaagtcagagcctcgaatttaacaataaagcagcatttttttttaaatggcaTGGCCGACTACAAGTATACGGTACATCTAGAAGTGGCGCGCCACCGCGCTGGCGTCTGTTGGCGGCTAGAGAAGCCCAACGGTTGATTTAGCCGTTCGCTCGTACTGTGAATCCTAGACAATGCTTCGAAGCATCCCCCTCGGCTTTCTGTGCCACCAACCCCAATAAAAAGCGCTTCCATAACGCACTGCCACACTGGCTCCTGCGCCCAGCGGCCCACGCACGCAGTAAGTCCGCCAACATGGCAGATTAGAAACAATCTTTTGAAATTAcccgtgaagaaaacaaacaagctgcacgctgcaagctttgctccgaaactatacgtgctgtagtcggagtttcatctaatttgattcggcacctaaaaagaaagcacgaacatgagtacacgcaacaagagaaagagctggcaagccagccgaagataaCATCGGCCTTCCTCGCTGGGTGCAGCTCTGTGCTTGTTCATCGAAAGGGTGCTCTTGACGACGCCATATTATAAGGTCTACATGAACACTACTTTTttcagcataaaaatacgctatgtggtcattttagcattaacacatttaagcttaaacaatattaaaacatcgCAAGCtgttaaaacatgctgaccatgcaaatactataggtagcgggagaactgcccctatggaaatagtagggtggttgtactgtaccaggtatgtcaccaagctactttccctcgaccttggtaacgtgttttgcgtatttttgcagttattaacgcgtctgatgacatcagctttatggtgcgttcatcggcagctcgataaaactatcaagatgtctttcctacgttgaggaattgcaggaatggaattgaactgtcTGGCCATTCCCGGACTGGGAATGGGGTAAGTTTTTTTCATTCCGAGAAATTGAAAGAaatggaattgcggcaagttCAAATTCCCCGGAATGGAACTGGAATGGAATGGGGGCGCCCATTTCGCAACACTGGTGGCGGTAAAGCGTGCCTTCGTCGTACACTAGCTCTTAACAACGGCTCCCTCGAGCAATTAAAACTGATCTCGAAAGCCGTGCTTTTCCGTACTGCGGGGGAGCCGTAATCGACCACCGACGTCATGACCACCATTTTTTTTACGTGGTGGTCACTATCAGCCACTACTGGCTGGTAAAGTAAAGCAGGTTCATTGCAATACGTTGGCCAGAGTCTTTCTGGAAAATTGCAGCCTATTAGTGTTTGTTAGATATTGTAACAGCTTTCGTTAAAATATCTTTTGTTAAATTGTAACACTGAGCATTGCGTCTTTTGGGAGAGAACTTGGGTTctcgggcggggggggggggggggggcagtcgccATGTTAGGCTTTTCTGCCTTTTCGCCGGTCCCCTAGGTAACTATGTGTATACATAtacgtatatgtatgtatatattttattgGTTGCCTGAAATAGACTTCAAACTGTTGTTTTGGCGAATTGCTGACATTGCTTCACAAGGGACGTGACGTCAGCTCCTATAGTGGGCCACCAGTAACAAACCATCTCCAGTTTTGATATGCCGAAATGGCCTTCATTCTAGGAGTCGTAGGACTTTCTTCGGCAAGAGGCAAGTGCGACAACTGGAACAGCGTAGAGGAGTAATTCGTTATCCGGAGTGAGCTGGTGCCGATGTTAGTGGAAAGGCTTTAGGTCCTGtgtgttcgcacgcaccggcgcgccgcgCATCTCGGGGACCACGCTGGACTTGGCGGCCGCGCCGCTAGACGGCGCAAGGTGCCGAGGGACGAGCCGGGCTGCAGTGCACCCCTCACACGGGGTGCGTTTCGACAGTGACAATCCGGTTTGCCGCTACATCGCTTCACCGCTACTCGCAATAGCGTCGACATTCACTGCGAGATTACTTCTGCCAGATCTGCCAGattttttaatattttgtttattttttgtgtgtgtcagtACAGATATGGTGCACCGGTATCAGCATGACCCCGCATTGCTTTTGATTGCACTTCCACAGCGGGATCATCTCGGCGCAAGCTTTGCGTCAACACCACACTATACGAAGAACGGTGACGGTCCTATCACATTCAAAACACAAAATGGCAGGCATTTTTTGTATCACGCTGGAATTCACGACGTGCCACCGCAAACGCTACTTCAATTCTGTGTACGcgtaacattttcttttttcttttctctttgttGCTTCTATTTTTCGCCACCACCCGATCGCATACCACCCGATCGTGTTCTCTGCGCAAGCTCTCGTGACGGTGGCACATCGAGCATATATAACGCCGTACGGCGCTTGTGTGCGAAGTAAGCAAGCTGGGAACACCAGTCTAGGCCAAGTGTCAGCCCACGGCTCTATCCACTTCGAGCGACGCTCACCTCAACACAACTGCTGCCCATCGGAACCGAACAGGCCGTCGCGATGTTCAACCTCAACACCATGAAACGGAAGCGGAAGCACCAGCAGCATCAAGAAGAAGAAATGAGGCGAACGGCTACGGGGCGTCCCTCGTCCGCTATGATTCGTGTCACGAAAGACATCGGCGAGCTCGACCTTCCGAAGACGTGTCAGACGGTGTTCCCAAGCCCGGACGACTTGACCAACTTCAAGGTGATCATCTGCCCCGACGAGGGCTTCTACCAGAACGGTCGATTCGTGTTCAGCGTCCTCGTCGGGCCAAACTACCCGCACGAACCACCCAGGGTGAAGTGCGAGACCCGGGTGTTCCACCCGAACATCGACCTCGAGGGCAACGTGTGCCTCAACATCCTGCGCGAGGACTGGAAGCCCGTGCTGTCGCTGGGCACGATCGTGTTGGGCCTGCAGTTCCTCTTGCTGGAGCCCAACACCGAGGACCCACTGAACAAGGAGGCCGCCGAGGTACTGCTTCACAACCGGCAGCTGTTCCAGCAGTACGTCGAAGACTCCATGTGCGGCAAGCGGGTCGGCAGCGCGCACTACGAGCATTGTCTCTCGTAACGGCTCCCTCCCTCTAGGCCGATGTCAATAAAGTGCAACTTCGGCTTGTGCCCCGTTGCAGACACGCATGGGCGTTGGCCGTTGCTTCTTCTGCAGCGACAGTTCGTGTCCTTGGACGCGCGGGAGAGAATCGAGGCCTATAAATGCGTAAGGCTCGGACTATTTGCGTGAGCGCACCAAGTTGAGTGTAGTTTTTACGAACTCTTTGTTCTCCAGTCAATTTTTGCTTTCGCCATCCGCTAGGCGCCATCGCAAGAGCGACATCATCACGAGATAGCACTAAACATGTCGGCCAACGATTCTCGGTTCTTGTCTTTGCCTCGCGCCGCATCATAGCTAAacaaacacaggtatcgagagaGGAAGCGCTCTAAGATTGGCAAGTAACGGAAGTgcgagctatatatatatatatatatatatatatatatatatatatatatatatatgtatatatatatatgtatatgtacacaTTCGGAGTCACCCGTTTTGCTATAGTCAGAACCCTGCTTAATCAATATGCTTTAGCCGAAGCCCACAAAGCTTCGTAATAAGCTCATTGTATGTGGCTTGTTTCTTATATATGAACACATCAAAAACACGTAGCCGAGTACTGCACAAAATACTCAAGTTCTTTCATAGTAAACTTGGGCACAAAACAAATTAATAAGAAAAAGCATGAACGGCAGTTCTCTGGAGTTTCATTAACGCAGATAAAGGGGATATAGCGTTCTGCTGgtgagcacaaggtcgtgggattTTGTCCCGGCAGACGGGGCGGCATTCTTACGGAGGCAGAATGTCAAAACCTCCTGTGTACCGTATTTTGAGCGCACGTTAGAGAACTACCGGTTATCGAAATCCAGAAGTCCGGGGATACGTCCCgctatatacaggatgtcccacgTGTAACTATAGCCAAACTTTAacaatgtgcaaatgccacgtagctggacagaaccaagataatgtggtttgccgtcgcttagagacacccagattattttttgcattccgcctaaatacgtagtcttacttaattaatcaacttctcaaatattataattagatgaaaagtgtcaatttgAAAATCGTAGGGCAGCATGAGAAACTCgaggtacagctttctgttgctcaatacctgctacataaaagtgtttttccgagcgtggaagaagctcacgaatacacgcaaatttgtgactcgagcggccagtcgcgcggcaaatttgcgtgtattcgggggcttgccttgattctgtccagctacgaggcacttgcatatatttaatgtttggctacactctaaaaaaaagtttacatcCTTTGGATTGTATCGTGtgcccaaacaataatcgtcatctgccttgcttgcgtttcctttcttgaaaactcagcgctcgctactttcctgccgagaatgctatgtcactctgataacgcgcaagcctttcgtgactataggaagtaccgggctagcagcgttaaagaaaggaaatgtggTCAAGACAGAtaattattgtttggggacaagagacgccccaaagggtgtaaactttttttagagtgtaaaGTTActcgggacaccctgtatattccgCAACGACACCGTGTGCCCGACACGAAATGCAACGACACCGTGTGCCCTGCATTtggcgcacgttaaggaaccccagttggtcaaagttattccggagtcccccattacaaCTTGCCTCATAATAGTATACCGTGGTTTCGGCCGCAAAACCCCTAAATTTGATTTCTATTTACCTTATAATTTCCACACTTCAGTTGAAAACAAcggataatttcccctatgctttccttggcttcattaccTGTTGTTGGCTTGGCATTGTAATGGCTACGACATCATGACGACACTGGCATCACGTACGACGCTGGAATGATGGTGACGTCGTTGGAACGACGTTTGTATGACGACGCGGCAATGATGAAAATAGCTTGACGAAGCAGGTAATTCGACCATGTTACGACCATGACGTCATCACGACGGCTGTATGACGACGCATTGACGGCGATCACATGACGGAGTTGGAATAACGATGACGACATGATGACGGCGGTATGAGAACGACGGTATAGACGACTGTGGAATAGCGACGAGTGCATGGCCGCGATGACGTGACTACGATCGAATGGTGACTACG encodes the following:
- the LOC119465825 gene encoding NEDD8-conjugating enzyme Ubc12-like isoform X2, giving the protein MRVTKDIGELDLPKTCQTVFPNPDDLTNFKVIICPDEGFYQNGRFVFSFVVGPNYPHEPPKVKCETRVFHPNIDLEGNVCLNILREDWKPVLTVGAIVLGLQFLLLEPNTQDPLNKEAAEVLLQNRQLFRQYVKDAMCGGRVGNARFERCLK
- the LOC119465825 gene encoding NEDD8-conjugating enzyme Ubc12-like isoform X1, with amino-acid sequence MFNLFSLKQQKQQQQQQEVGRRVNGRPSAALMRVTKDIGELDLPKTCQTVFPNPDDLTNFKVIICPDEGFYQNGRFVFSVLVGPNYPHEPPRVKCETRVFHPNIDLEGNVCLNILREDWKPVLSLGTIVLGLQFLLLEPNTEDPLNKEAAEVLLHNRQLFQQYVEDSMCGKRVGSAHYEHCLS